The Longimicrobium sp. genome contains a region encoding:
- a CDS encoding amino acid adenylation domain-containing protein, translating to EMIAALLAILKAGGAYVPLDPAYPADRLRYMLEDSAPAALVTQSSLGGTFAGLDVPAVELDTPAPAWAQRPETNPACAGLTPGHLAYVIYTSGSTGRPKGVMVEHRSLVNHTAWQAAAFGIGAPDMVLQRTSISFDASVWELWTPLATGARMLLLSSAAAKDAQAIGRVMGEGGVTVAQFVPTLLQAVLGARSADRPLPCRLLFCGGEPLSAALVEEARAAGVGEVVNLYGPTEATIDSTSHVCGLDDGAPAIGRPIANARIYVLDARGEAAPVGVAGELYVGGAGVARGYLGRAGLTAERFVPDPFSPGAGARLYRTGDLGRWRADGTLEFLGRTDFQVKIRGFRIELGEIEAGLRSHPAVRDAVVLARADAPGDTRLVAYVVGDADAEALRTCLAERLPEYMLPAAYVRLDALPLTPNGKLDRNALPAPDGDAFATRGYEAPSGQVEEAVAAIWAEVLGVERVGRRDHFFALGGHSLLAVRVVSRVRQALGVEAAIGDLFVRPVLADFARGLETAAHADLPAIVPADRGGRLELSFAQQRLWFIEQMEGAGAVYHLPMRLRLKGELDREALMRALDQIVARHEALRTSFPETDGVPAQRISAVEESPFHLVEHDLRASADAEDELRRQVAEEAEAPFDLARGPLVRGRLIRLAGDDHVLLITMHHIVSDGWSMGIFTRELSALYGAFRGGRPDPLPPLPVQYADYAAWQRRWVDGDVLRRQADYWRETLAGAPELLELPADHPRPARQDFAGDSVDVELDEALTTALKTLGQRHGATLHMTLLAGWAAVLARLSGQDEVVVGTPSANRGRSEIEGLIGFFLNTLALRVDLSGAPTVAEALGRVKARALEAQENQDIPFEQVVELVQPARSLAHTPLFQVMFAWQNAPVSRPELPGLALAPLDPADSGDSSSQGSAKFDLSLALWEDGGRIEGGVNYATALFDRATVERHVGYLRRMLEEMVADDTQPVDRLELLPAEERCSVVEEWNATDAAYPREACVHELFEAQVERTPGAEAVSFEGERLTYAELNARANRLAHHLHSLGVEPDARVALCVERGVEMVVAMLAVLKAGGAYVPLDPSYPDERLRYMLSDSRPAVLLASSALAARFAAAGVPVLDPADEAAWAHLPAADPRPAGLSPDHLAYVIYTSG from the coding sequence CGGAGATGATCGCCGCCCTGCTGGCCATCCTCAAGGCGGGCGGCGCCTACGTGCCGCTGGACCCGGCGTACCCCGCCGACCGGCTGCGCTACATGCTGGAGGACAGCGCGCCGGCGGCGCTCGTCACGCAGTCGTCGCTGGGCGGCACGTTCGCGGGGCTGGACGTCCCGGCGGTCGAGCTCGACACCCCGGCCCCGGCGTGGGCGCAGCGGCCGGAGACGAACCCCGCGTGCGCGGGGCTCACGCCCGGCCACCTGGCGTACGTCATCTACACCTCCGGCTCCACGGGGCGTCCGAAGGGGGTGATGGTCGAGCACCGCAGCCTGGTCAACCACACCGCGTGGCAGGCCGCGGCGTTCGGCATCGGCGCGCCCGACATGGTGCTGCAGCGCACGTCGATCTCGTTCGACGCGTCGGTGTGGGAGCTGTGGACGCCGCTGGCCACCGGCGCGCGGATGCTGCTCCTCTCCTCCGCCGCGGCAAAGGACGCGCAGGCCATCGGGCGGGTGATGGGGGAGGGCGGGGTCACCGTCGCGCAGTTCGTCCCGACCCTTCTCCAGGCGGTGCTCGGCGCGCGTTCGGCGGACAGGCCGCTCCCCTGCCGGCTCCTCTTCTGCGGAGGCGAGCCGCTTTCGGCGGCGCTGGTGGAGGAGGCGCGCGCGGCGGGCGTGGGCGAGGTGGTCAACCTGTACGGCCCCACCGAGGCGACCATCGATTCGACCTCGCACGTGTGCGGCCTGGACGACGGCGCGCCCGCCATCGGCCGGCCGATCGCCAACGCGCGGATCTACGTGCTGGACGCGCGCGGCGAGGCGGCGCCCGTGGGGGTGGCAGGGGAGCTGTACGTCGGCGGGGCCGGCGTGGCGCGCGGCTACCTGGGCCGCGCCGGGCTGACGGCGGAGCGCTTCGTCCCCGATCCGTTCTCGCCCGGGGCCGGCGCGCGGCTGTACCGCACCGGCGACCTGGGCCGCTGGAGGGCGGACGGGACGCTGGAGTTCCTGGGGCGGACCGACTTCCAGGTGAAGATCCGCGGCTTCCGCATCGAGCTGGGCGAGATCGAAGCCGGGCTGCGCAGCCACCCCGCCGTGCGCGACGCGGTCGTCCTGGCGCGCGCCGACGCGCCGGGCGACACGCGGCTGGTCGCCTACGTGGTGGGCGATGCCGACGCGGAGGCGCTGCGCACCTGCCTGGCCGAGCGGCTGCCCGAATACATGCTCCCCGCGGCGTACGTGCGCCTGGACGCGCTGCCGCTGACCCCGAACGGCAAGCTGGACCGCAACGCGCTGCCTGCCCCGGATGGCGACGCGTTCGCCACGCGCGGGTACGAGGCGCCGTCCGGCCAGGTGGAGGAGGCCGTCGCGGCGATCTGGGCCGAGGTGCTGGGGGTGGAGCGGGTGGGCCGGCGTGACCATTTCTTCGCGCTGGGCGGACACTCGCTGCTGGCGGTGCGCGTCGTCTCGCGGGTGCGGCAGGCGCTGGGGGTAGAGGCGGCGATCGGCGACCTCTTCGTCCGGCCGGTGCTGGCGGACTTCGCGCGCGGGCTGGAGACGGCCGCGCATGCCGATCTCCCGGCCATCGTTCCCGCTGACCGCGGCGGGCGGCTGGAGCTGTCGTTCGCGCAGCAGCGGCTCTGGTTCATCGAGCAGATGGAGGGCGCGGGCGCGGTCTACCACCTTCCCATGCGCCTGCGGCTGAAGGGCGAGCTGGACCGCGAGGCGCTGATGCGCGCGCTGGACCAGATCGTGGCGCGGCACGAGGCGCTGCGCACCAGCTTCCCGGAGACGGACGGCGTTCCCGCGCAGCGGATCTCCGCGGTGGAGGAGAGCCCGTTCCACCTGGTCGAGCACGACCTCCGTGCCTCGGCGGACGCGGAGGACGAGCTGCGTCGCCAGGTGGCGGAGGAGGCGGAGGCGCCGTTCGACCTGGCGCGGGGCCCGCTGGTCCGCGGGCGGCTGATCCGGCTGGCCGGCGACGACCACGTGCTGCTCATCACCATGCATCACATCGTCTCCGACGGGTGGAGCATGGGGATCTTCACCCGCGAGCTGAGCGCCCTCTACGGAGCCTTCCGCGGCGGCAGGCCCGATCCGCTCCCGCCGCTGCCGGTGCAGTACGCCGACTACGCGGCGTGGCAGCGGCGCTGGGTGGATGGAGACGTGCTGCGGAGGCAGGCGGACTACTGGCGCGAGACGCTCGCGGGCGCGCCGGAGCTGCTGGAGCTGCCGGCCGACCATCCGCGCCCGGCGCGGCAGGACTTCGCCGGCGACTCGGTGGACGTGGAGCTGGACGAGGCGCTGACCACGGCGCTGAAGACGCTGGGGCAGCGGCACGGCGCCACCCTTCACATGACGCTGCTCGCCGGATGGGCGGCCGTGCTCGCCCGGCTGTCGGGCCAGGACGAGGTCGTCGTCGGCACCCCGAGCGCCAACCGCGGGCGGAGCGAGATCGAGGGTCTGATCGGCTTCTTCCTCAACACACTGGCGCTGCGCGTGGACCTCTCCGGCGCGCCGACGGTGGCGGAGGCGCTGGGGCGCGTGAAAGCGCGCGCGCTGGAGGCCCAGGAGAACCAGGACATCCCGTTCGAGCAGGTGGTGGAGCTGGTGCAGCCGGCGCGGAGCCTGGCGCACACCCCGCTCTTCCAGGTGATGTTCGCCTGGCAGAACGCGCCGGTAAGCCGCCCGGAGCTGCCGGGGCTGGCACTGGCTCCGCTGGACCCGGCGGACTCCGGGGACTCGTCGTCGCAGGGGAGCGCGAAGTTCGACCTCTCGCTGGCGCTCTGGGAGGATGGCGGGCGGATCGAGGGGGGGGTGAACTACGCCACCGCGCTCTTCGACCGGGCGACCGTGGAGCGGCACGTGGGCTATCTGCGCCGCATGCTGGAGGAGATGGTCGCGGACGACACGCAGCCCGTCGATCGGCTGGAGCTGCTCCCCGCGGAGGAGCGGTGCAGCGTGGTGGAGGAGTGGAACGCGACCGATGCGGCGTATCCCCGCGAGGCGTGCGTCCACGAGCTCTTCGAAGCACAGGTCGAGCGCACGCCGGGCGCGGAGGCAGTGTCGTTCGAAGGGGAGCGTCTCACCTACGCGGAGCTGAACGCGCGCGCCAATCGCCTGGCGCACCACCTCCACTCGCTGGGCGTGGAGCCGGACGCCCGGGTGGCGCTCTGCGTGGAGCGCGGGGTGGAGATGGTGGTGGCGATGCTGGCCGTGCTCAAGGCCGGCGGAGCGTACGTGCCGCTGGATCCGTCGTACCCGGACGAGCGGCTGCGCTACATGCTGTCCGACAGCCGCCCCGCGGTGCTGCTGGCGTCGTCGGCGCTGGCGGCGCGGTTCGCGGCGGCCGGCGTGCCGGTGCTCGACCCCGCCGACGAAGCGGCGTGGGCGCATCTGCCCGCCGCCGATCCGCGGCCGGCGGGGCTCTCGCCCGACCACCTCGCCTACGTCATCTACACCTCGGGGA